The nucleotide window GCTCGCCTTCGCACGCCGCCAGACGCTGACGCCGACCGCCGCCAACGTCAACCGGCTGGTCAGCGGCATGATCGACCTGATCCAGCGCAGCGTCGGCCCGGGCATCGACGTGCAGCACGTCGGCGCCGCCGGGCTGTGGAGCGTGCTGGTCGACGTGCCGCAGCTCGAAAGCGCGCTGCTCAATCTGTGTATCAACGCCCGCGACGCGATGCCGAGCGGCGGCAAGATCACGATCGAGACCGGCAATCGCTGGATCGACCGGGCGCAGTCGCGGCTGTACGACATTCCGACCGGGCAATACGTCTCGCTGTGCGTCTCCGACACCGGCACCGGCATGACCCCGGACGTGATCGCCAAGGCATTCGATCCGTTCTTCACCACCAAGCCGATCGGCCAGGGCACCGGGCTCGGGCTGTCGATGATCTACGGCTTCGCGCAGCAGTCCGGCGGACAGGTGCGGATCTATTCCGAAGTCGGCCAGGGCACGATGGTGTGCATCTATCTGCCGCGGCACCGCGGCGAGGCCGCCGAGGACGAGCGCTTCCCGGACTCCACCGCGATCCCGTTCGCCCACACCGGCGAGACCGTGATGGTGGTCGACGACGAGCCCACGGTGCGGATGCTGGTCGCCGACGTACTCGAAGACCTCGGCTACTCCGCGCTGGAAGCCTCCGACAGCGTCGGCGGCCTGAAGCTGCTGCAATCGGAAGCGCGGATCGATCTCTTGGTCACCGACGTCGGCCTGCCCGGCGGCATGAACGGCCGCCAGCTCGCCGACGCCGCCCGCCAGATCCGCCCCGGGCTCAACGTGCTGTTCATCACCGGTTTCGCCGAGAACGCGCTGCTCAACAACGGCCAGCTCGAACCCGGCATGGCGGTGCTGACCAAGCCGTTCGCGGTCGACACGCTGGCGGCGCGAATCCGCGAGCTGATCGGGAAATCGCCGAATTAGTTCGGACGGGCGGGGAACGAACTACTCGCCGATGATCTTGATCAGCACACGCTTCCTGCGGCCGCCGTCGAATTCGCCGTAGAAGATCTGCTCCCAGGGGCCGAAATCGAGCCGGCCTTCGGTGATCGCCACCACCGCCTCGCGGCCCATCACCTGGCGCTTCATATGCGCGTCGGCGTTGTCTTCGCCGGTGCGGTTGTGGCGATAGGACGACACCGGCTCGTGCGGCGCGAGCTGCTCCAGCCATTTGTCGTAGTCGGCGTGCAACCCGCTCTCGTCGTCGTTGATGAACACCGACGCGGTGATGTGCATGGCATTCACCAGCACCAGCCCCTCGCGCACGCCGCTGTCACGCAGCGCCTGCTCGACCTCGCCGGTGATGTTGATGAACGCCCGCCGCCCCGGGGTCTGAAACCACAGCTCCTTGCGATACGACTTCATCGCGCAGCTCTCCTTTGTCCGTGTGATCGGTTGGGCCGAACCATGCGGCGACCGCGGCGCGGCGTAAAGCGCTCAGGCGAGCTGCCGTTCGCTGCGACGCTCGTCGTCGCGGCCGGCGAGCCACGCCACCGCGTCGGCGGCGCGCATCGGGCGGCCGTACAGCCAGCCCTGACCGTAGGAACAGCCGAGCATCCGCAGCGTCTCGGCCTCGC belongs to Rhodopseudomonas palustris and includes:
- a CDS encoding secondary thiamine-phosphate synthase enzyme YjbQ, which codes for MKSYRKELWFQTPGRRAFINITGEVEQALRDSGVREGLVLVNAMHITASVFINDDESGLHADYDKWLEQLAPHEPVSSYRHNRTGEDNADAHMKRQVMGREAVVAITEGRLDFGPWEQIFYGEFDGGRRKRVLIKIIGE